In Pleuronectes platessa chromosome 8, fPlePla1.1, whole genome shotgun sequence, the genomic stretch tgagcaagaacaggctcgtttaaggggagccggacaggcacggcttcgcgagtctcagggtcacagggacgccgatgggagagacggccctcaacgtgagcagccgcgcaagcccctcgttGCGAGCCTTCGGGTTTCAGACACCCAGCCCGTAGAGACTCGCCAACGCGGGCACCCCATGGGTCCTaggtcacaccggcgcgcaTCTTTTTCgccttctcctcattcttcgtcttcttcttctcatcactgagcaagaacaggctcgagtaaggggagccggacaggcacggcttcgcgagtctcagggtcacagggacgccgatgggagagacggccctcaactcgagcagccgcgcaagcccctcgttGCGAGCCTTCGGGTTTCAGACACCCAGCCCGTAGAGACTCGCCAACGCGGGCACCCCATGGATCCTaggtcacaccggcgcgcaTCTTTTTCgccttctcctcattcttcgtcttcttcttctcatcactgagcaagaacaggctcgagtaaggggagccggacaggcacggcttcgcgagtctcagggtcacagggacgccgatgggagagacggccctcaactcgagcagccgcgcaagcccctcgttGTGAGCCTTCGGGTTTCAGACACCCAGCCCGTAGAGACTCGCCAACGCGGGCACCCCATGGATCCTaggtcacaccggcgcgcaTCTTTTTCgccttctcctcattcttcgtcttcttcttctcatcactgagcaagaacaggctcgagtaaggggagccggacaggcacggcttcgcgagtctcagggtcacagggacgccgatgggagagacggccctTAACTCAAGCGGCCGacttggagcgtggcgtgcGGAGATTACAAAAATAAGTCAAGCGCTTTGCCACTGcatcataactttcttttttcaaccatcactgagcaacaacaggatcgaggacacgacgcggggAGCCTAACAGGCTCGGCTccacgagtctcagggtcacagggatgtctctcccatcggcgtccctgtggccctgagactcgcgaagccgtgcctgtccggctccccttGTCGTGTACTCAGCCCTCAAGGCGAGCAGCCACGCAAGCCTctcagcgcgagccttcgggtttcagagaaccaggccgaagagactccccaacgcaggcatcccaggggtcctacatCACACTGGCGCGCAACTTGTAGCGTGGCGTGCggagattacaaaaaaaagtcaaatgctttgccacagcatctcaattttcatttttcaacgATCATTGAGCAACCACAGGCTAGAGGAAACAACGCAAGGGGCCAGACAGGCCCGGCTACaagagtctcagggtcacagggacgccgatgggagagacggccctcaacgtgagcagccgcgcaagcccctcatAGCGAGCCTTCGAGTTTCAGACACCCAGCCCGTAGAGAATCGCCAACGCGGGCCTCCCATGGGTCCTAGGTCACACTGGCACGCAACTTGAAGCCTGGGGTGCTGAGATTACACCGACCCTACGTCTTTGAATGTGTCGTTCAGCTGTAAGAGAaatgataaaaatgtgtttcgtttttattattattactgcacaagagtcttcttttcttctccttctcctccttctccatcttcttcttcttctcatcaccgagcaagaacaggcccGAGTACACGACAAGGGGAGCCGCACAGGCACagcttcgcgagtctcagggtcacagggacgccgatgggagagacggccctcaaCGTGAGCAGCCGTGCAAGCCCCTCGTAAGTCAAGCGCTTTGCCACTgcatcatcattttattttttcaacaatcactgagcaacaacaggctagAGGAAACAACGCAAGGGGCCAGACAGGCCCGGCTTCgagagtctcagggtcacagggacgccgatgggagagacggccctcaacgtgagcagccgcgcaagcccctcgtaGCGAGCCTTCGAGTTTCAGACACCCAGCCCGTAGAGACTCGCCAATGCGGGCCTCCCATGGGTCCTAGGTCACACTGGCATGCAACTTGGAGCCTGGGGTGCTGAGATTACACCGACCCTACGTCTTTGAATGTGTCGTTCAGCTGTAAGAGAAATGATAAAACTGTGTttcgtttttattattattactgcacaagagtcttcttttcttctccttctcctccttctccatcttcttcttcttctcatcaccgagcaagaacaggcccGAGTACACGACaaggggagccggacaggcacggcttcgcgagtcttctttttcgccttctcctcattcttgatcttcttcttctcatcaccgagcaagaacaggctcgaggacacgacgcggggAGCCAAAAAGGATCGGCTccacgagtctcagggtcagagggacgccgatgggagacaTGGCCCTCAACGCGTgcagccgcgcaagcccctcgttGCGAGCCTTCGGGGTTCAGAGACCCAGgacccgaagagactccccaacgcgggcatcccatgGGTCCTAGGTCACACCGGCACGCAACTTGGAGCCTGGGGTGCTGAGATTACACCGACCATACAACAGGCTCGGCTccacgagtctcagggtcacagcgATGTCTCTCCCATCagcgtccctgtgaccctgagacttgagaagccgtgcctgtccggctccccGCGTCGTGTACTCAGCCCTCAACAGGAGCAACAACGCAAGCCTCTACGTCTTTGCATGTGTCGTTCAGCTGTAAGAGAaatgataaaaatgtgtttctttgttattattattactgcacaagagtcttcttttcttctccttctcctccttttccatcttcttcttctcatcaccgagcaagaacaggctcgagtacacgacAAGGAGAGCCGCacaggcacggcttcgcgagtctcagggtcacagtgatgtctctcccatcggcgtccctgcgACCCTGAGACCCGCAAAGCCgtgcctgtccggctcccctcgtcgtgtactcagccctcaacgcgagcagccaCGCAAGCCTCtcggcgcgagccttcgggtttcAGAGAACCAGGtcgaagagactccccaacgcaggcatcccaggggtcctacatcacaccggcgcgcaacttggagcgtggcgtgctgagattacaccgaccctacgtctttgcatgtgtcgttcagctgtaagagaaataatacaaatgagtttctccttctcctcattcttcatcttcttcttctcatcatcgagcaagaacaggctagAGTACACGACGCAAGGAACCAAACAGGCTAGGCTCCACGAGTCTCAGGGTTACAGGGACCCCGATGGGAGACAcagccctcaacgcgagcagccaCGCGAGACTCTCGGTGTGAGCCGTCGGGTTTCAGAGACCCAGgacccgaagagactccccaacgcaggcatcccaggggtcctacgtcacaccggtgcgcaacttggagcgtggcgttcagagattacaaaaaaaaatgtcaaacgctTTGCCACAGCatcttaattttcttttttcaacaatCACTGAGCAACATCAGGGCcgaggacacgacgcggggagccaaagcggcacggcttcgcgagtctcagggtcagagggacgccgatgggagacaCAGCCCTCAACGCGTTCTGTCCGGTTCCCCGCGTCTTGTTCTCGAGGctgttcttgctcagtgatgagaagaagaaggaggagaaggaggagaaggagaagaaaagaagactcttgtgcagtaataataataaaaaagaaacacaattgtATCCTTTCTCTTATAGCCGAACGACACATTCCAAGACATTGGGCCGGTGTAATCTCAgcacgccacgctccaagttgcgcgccggtgtgacaTAGGACCCCCGGGATGCCcgcgttggggagtctcttcgggtcCTGGGTCTCTGACACACGAAGGCTCACaacgaggggcttgcgcggctgctcgcgttgagggccatctctcccatcggcgtccctctgttcttgctcggtgatgagaagaagaagaaggagaaggagaagaaggagaaaagaagactcgtgcgcagtaataataataaaaaagaaacacatttttattatttctcttatagctgcaagacacaagcaaagacctagggccggtgtgacatgaggcctgtcgcttgtcggtcggaGTCCATGTGACCATTAtactcgcgacgctggaccgacccggctgccagcgtTGTGTACTCGagtctgttcttgctcggtgatgagaagaagaagaaggagaaggaggaaaaggagaagaaaagaagactcttgtgcagtaataataataaaaaagaaactaagttttatcatttctcttatagctgaacgacacgtgcaaagacgtagggccggtgtaatctcagcacgccacgctccaagttgcgcgccggtgtgacctACGACCCCCGGGATAAGtgcgttggggagtctcttcgggtcCTGGGACTCTGACACACGAAGGCTCGCAACGAGAGGCTTGCGcggctgctcgcgttgagggccatctctcccatcggcgtccctctgaCCCTGGGACTCGCGatgctggaccgacccggctgtcagtgtcgtgtactcgagcctgttcttgctcggtgatgagaaggaggagaaggagaagaaaagaagactcttgtgcagtaataataataaaaaagaaactaagttttatcatttctcttatagctgaacgacacgtgcaaagacgtagggccggtgtaaTCTCAGCACGCCACGCTCCATGTTGCGCAGCGGTGTGACCTAGGACCCCCGGGATGGCcgcgttggggagtctcttcgggtcCTGGGTCTCTGAAACCCGAAAGCTCGCAACGAGGAGCTTGCACGGCTGCTTGCGTCTagggccgtctctcccatcggcgtccctctgaccctgagactcgcgacaCTGGACCGAACCGGCTGTCAGTgtcgtgtactcgagcctgttcttgctcggtgatgagaaggaggagaagaaggagaaggaggagaaaaataagacttgtgcgcagtaataataataaaaaagaaacacacttttattatttctcttatagctgaacgacacacgcaaagacgtagggccggtgtgacatgaggccggtcgcttgtcggtcggggtccctgtgacccttagacccgcgacgctggaccgacccggctgccagcgtTGTGTACTCGATCCTGTTCtggctcggtgatgagaagaagaagaaggagaaggaggagaaaagaagactcttgtgcagtaataataatacagaacacacaaacgcacacacacacagatgcacatgtgcacacgcacagcccaccacacatcagcacgcgcaagaagggcaatagaaaagggaacagcccttgcagatgtatttgtcacacccgcggcactttgtgtgagttttacagtccttgttcctggggcatatctgacacctcttcctcttgctcgcgGCGAGCGGGGCTGCCACGGAGGCTGCGGCagcggtggcggcggcggcggccgcGACGACCAGGGCTAGACAGGAGGCCGGACCCTGgggttgttgctgttgctgttgctgttgctgttgctgttgctgcgGGGTTAGGGCCGGAGGGGCGGCCGGACGCTCGGGCCGAGCGTCGTCTCGATCGCTGTCATCGTCTCTCGGCTCGGCGACGGGGGCCGCGGCCGCGACCGCAGCCGCTTTCACAGCCTTCACGACCGCGACTGACGCCGCGGTGCGGGGAACGCGTTTCCGCCGCACGATGTAAGGCGCCACGAGAGCCTTTCCCAGCCGCTCGAGGAACACCCTGCGCTTGTTCCGCTTGCCTGCCATCCAGTCGGGGTTGACCTCTCGCCATATCACAAAGGCGTTGTAGGAAGACACGTcgaggatgttgtggaagacgaccaggggccagcgcgcggtcttcctcctgcagctgtacgttccgatcaccttgtccaggttgtccacgcctcctttgttgcggttgtagtccaggacgacgaccggtttgccgtccgcgcggtcgctgacgtcggcctccgagtgccgcgtgctcaggagcaccacgttcctgtttttcttcctcgcgACGTACGACACCAGAGTGGCGGCGGGCGTGAAGGCGAACACGGAGGAGAACGCCGGTCGTCCCTTGACCGCGAGCAGCCGGGGCGGGAGCTCGGGCTTGTTCTTCCGAACCGTGCCGACCACGGTgacgttcctctccaggagcCGCCGCGCgagttcgtaggaggtgaagtaattgtTGCACGTGACGTTGCGCCCGCTCAGTCCCTCCGTGAGGTCGAGCACGACCCgcagccccaggttcctctCCGGATGCCCGCCGCTCGGCTTTCCGGTGtagacttgcatcttccaagcgtaGCTGGATCTGGCGTCGCACgccacccacgacttgatcccGTATTTCGCCGGCTTGCTGGGCATGTACTGTCGGAAAGGACACCGGCCtggcgcgtgtgtgtgagtgtgttggggggggggagagacgaaACATGAATATCGACAATATCttcagggaagaagaagaagaagaagaagaagaagaagaagaagaagaagaagaaagctcaGAGTCGCCAGGTGCATACCGGCGGACAACCAACGAGGCCACGTAACATAACCGGGCAGTGACcagaaatacacaacaaaaaaagaattgtaaagaaaagaataacaaaaagaataacctctgaatggaaccagttgctcgtccacggtcacttcgggcCCCGGGTTGTAGAGGAGCGGCAGCCTCGCCGCCCAAGCGTCCCAGACCTCTCGCACGGCCGCCAATTTGTTGGGGGCGCGTCTCTCACGTCTCGTCTCGCGGTCGTCGAATCGCAGCAGTCGGGAGTACGTGTGAAAGAC encodes the following:
- the LOC128445562 gene encoding piggyBac transposable element-derived protein 4-like, with protein sequence MSRQERFTRKQVLEQLFSSRQSSEQAEDQDEEDKEEDEAEDEEDTDDCVDEDYDPDRSASASSSTSSATPVGVPYPGPTTHATSGVSDAVSTFGLFVTPTVENIVLEMTNLEGRRKYGDGWKGMDATDLRAYVGLLILAGVYRSRGEATASLWDAESGRAIFRATMSLKVFHTYSRLLRFDDRETRRERRAPNKLAAVREVWDAWAARLPLLYNPGPEVTVDEQLVPFRGRCPFRQYMPSKPAKYGIKSWVACDARSSYAWKMQVYTGKPSGGHPERNLGLRVVLDLTEGLSGRNVTCNNYFTSYELARRLLERNVTVVGTVRKNKPELPPRLLAVKGRPAFSSVFAFTPAATLVSYVARKKNRNVVLLSTRHSEADVSDRADGKPVVVLDYNRNKGGVDNLDKVIGTYSCRRKTARWPLVVFHNILDVSSYNAFVIWREVNPDWMAGKRNKRRVFLERLGKALVAPYIVRRKRVPRTAASVAVVKAVKAAAVAAAAPVAEPRDDDSDRDDARPERPAAPPALTPQQQQQQQQQQQQQPQGPASCLALVVAAAAAATAAAASVAAPLAASKRKSKNRLEYTTLTAGSVQCRESQGQRDADGRDGPRRKQPCKLLVASFRVSETQDPKRLPNAAIPGVLGHTAAAEYTTRGAGQARLLKSQGHRDADGRDIAVTLRLVEPSLLYGRCNLSTPGSKLRAGVT